In a single window of the Acetivibrio clariflavus DSM 19732 genome:
- a CDS encoding peptidoglycan-binding domain-containing protein: MQKKKRVLITALVCCFVSMFSLCPANTLAASRVLKEGMSGNDVTSLQNNLRTLGYLKVNSTGYYGSLTKSAVQKLQANNGLESDGIAGSKTLALIEKLLSEKTASRGTSSTEVLKEGMSGSRVTQLQNDLKKLGYLNVNPTGYYGSLTKEAVKKFQKAYGLTQDGIAGNATLTKISQLLGTTASAANVNASRGGSRSSSDYLVSWFGGAENIFKIGDIAEVYDIRTGRTFKIKRTYGYNHADCEPLTAEDTKIMKSIYGGEWSWERRPIIITVNGRKMAASMAGMPHAGVEGAPANTYVSSRSGGYGAGDNLDAVKGNNMSGVFDVHFLNSRTHGSNKVDSNHQNAIKEAAQWAAKNNF; encoded by the coding sequence ATGCAAAAGAAAAAAAGAGTATTGATAACAGCCTTGGTATGTTGTTTCGTAAGTATGTTTTCATTGTGTCCGGCTAATACTCTCGCTGCATCGAGAGTATTAAAGGAGGGAATGAGCGGCAACGATGTCACATCACTCCAGAATAACTTAAGAACGTTGGGATACTTGAAAGTGAACTCAACAGGTTATTATGGAAGTCTTACCAAATCAGCAGTTCAGAAGCTTCAGGCCAATAACGGATTAGAGAGTGATGGCATTGCCGGAAGCAAAACCCTGGCTTTAATTGAAAAGCTTTTAAGTGAAAAAACAGCTTCGAGAGGTACAAGCAGTACGGAAGTTTTAAAAGAAGGCATGAGTGGAAGTAGAGTAACACAATTGCAAAATGATTTGAAGAAACTTGGTTATTTAAATGTTAATCCAACCGGCTATTATGGCAGTCTTACAAAAGAAGCAGTTAAGAAATTTCAAAAAGCATATGGTCTTACTCAGGATGGAATAGCTGGAAATGCAACTTTAACTAAAATAAGTCAATTATTAGGGACAACAGCTTCTGCAGCTAATGTAAATGCTTCAAGAGGTGGCTCTCGCTCAAGCAGCGATTATCTTGTTTCTTGGTTTGGTGGAGCGGAAAATATTTTTAAAATAGGTGATATCGCAGAAGTTTACGATATCAGGACAGGGCGCACTTTTAAAATAAAAAGAACGTATGGTTATAATCATGCAGATTGTGAGCCTCTTACCGCAGAAGATACTAAAATAATGAAAAGTATTTATGGCGGTGAGTGGAGCTGGGAAAGAAGGCCTATTATAATAACTGTAAACGGCCGTAAAATGGCTGCTTCTATGGCAGGAATGCCTCATGCCGGAGTTGAAGGGGCACCCGCTAATACATATGTAAGCAGTAGAAGCGGTGGATATGGCGCTGGAGATAATCTTGATGCAGTCAAGGGAAACAACATGAGCGGAGTATTTGATGTTCATTTCTTGAACAGCAGAACCCATGGATCTAACAAAGTTGATTCAAATCATCAGAATGCAATAAAAGAAGCTGCGCAGTGGGCTGCAAAGAATAACTTTTAA
- a CDS encoding serine hydrolase: MRRVVGIIFIIIINICFTSNFSLAKLSFNNEEAVKGISALFMVNNPFACVDGDFCLLDSENAQVEPIVVSGRTLIPVRFLAENFGFKVEWNAAKYTATISGYDKTIRLKPGSYEIKVNGSQMMLDVMPEIIQNRVYVPLRVICEIIDKKVSYKSGVILVTDSDKSIEDYSDKEFAQIYFSFVREKIIGERNIKPITKYEAATYFVNHILEYYNKSIPNMDLYFFPDYRDIPESSHYHCHLSVYLNLLKVEKGNFEPFRTLSDYEIEEALSRFEELLKNQPDLDFVNAKDMKKDLLSSINDVIKNETDIVRVSVYDFATGTTVSYNGQERFYPASLSKIVNLLCFFEEVQKGNFSLSSVYTLKQSDKYIRSTKVAGTGNLQYQANGTKYTYEDILSRMISLSDNVASNIIFDALGRERLDAFCEMYGLKDTRIYKKFYDGDKNFPSNYSTADDLTRMLVLLENRLSVEDNLSILGIEYMKETVNKDRIALYAPEDVVIANKVGFISRLSGDMALVYFPDREPIALTIVVEDDNLKAINQEKANELIGTLSREIIDYFRKENGPSLYIDGNLIQDRIGLRFINGRPYIKEHSMLEGYLTEYKIIGKEKYISLDSLAKDNNCTYLLKEYPQKAVCITNSTIP, encoded by the coding sequence ATGAGAAGAGTAGTGGGAATAATATTTATAATTATAATAAATATTTGCTTTACCAGCAATTTTTCTTTGGCAAAACTTTCTTTTAACAATGAGGAGGCAGTTAAGGGGATAAGTGCTTTATTTATGGTTAATAACCCTTTTGCCTGCGTTGATGGGGATTTTTGTCTGCTTGATTCTGAAAATGCTCAAGTGGAACCTATAGTTGTAAGTGGCCGTACATTAATACCTGTAAGATTTTTGGCCGAAAATTTCGGATTTAAAGTTGAATGGAATGCAGCTAAATATACTGCTACAATCTCTGGATATGATAAAACAATACGTTTAAAGCCCGGTAGCTACGAAATAAAAGTGAACGGCAGTCAAATGATGTTGGATGTAATGCCTGAAATTATTCAAAATCGGGTATATGTTCCTTTACGTGTTATATGTGAGATAATAGATAAAAAGGTATCCTATAAAAGCGGTGTAATATTGGTTACTGACAGTGATAAATCTATTGAAGATTACAGTGATAAAGAATTTGCCCAAATATATTTCAGTTTTGTACGGGAAAAAATTATAGGTGAACGCAATATCAAGCCCATTACAAAATATGAAGCGGCTACTTATTTTGTAAATCATATTTTAGAGTATTATAATAAGAGTATTCCTAATATGGATTTGTATTTCTTTCCGGATTATAGGGATATTCCTGAGTCTTCACATTATCATTGTCATTTGTCTGTTTATCTCAATTTGCTTAAAGTTGAAAAGGGCAATTTTGAACCGTTTCGAACTTTGTCCGATTATGAAATTGAAGAAGCACTGTCAAGATTTGAAGAACTTCTTAAAAACCAGCCGGACTTGGATTTTGTAAATGCTAAAGATATGAAAAAGGATTTGTTATCCAGTATAAATGATGTTATAAAAAATGAGACTGATATAGTACGAGTCAGCGTTTATGATTTTGCTACCGGAACAACTGTAAGCTATAATGGGCAGGAACGTTTTTATCCTGCCAGTTTGTCTAAGATTGTGAACCTTTTGTGTTTCTTTGAAGAAGTACAAAAAGGGAATTTCAGCTTAAGCAGTGTCTATACATTAAAACAAAGCGATAAATATATCAGGAGCACTAAAGTCGCCGGAACTGGTAATTTGCAATATCAGGCAAATGGGACAAAGTACACATATGAAGATATTTTGTCCAGAATGATCAGCTTGAGTGACAATGTGGCGTCCAATATAATTTTTGACGCTTTAGGCAGAGAAAGATTGGATGCCTTTTGCGAGATGTATGGACTGAAAGATACCAGGATTTATAAAAAATTCTATGATGGAGACAAAAATTTTCCGAGCAACTATTCTACAGCCGATGACCTGACCCGGATGCTGGTGTTGCTGGAGAACAGGCTTTCAGTGGAGGATAATTTGTCCATTTTAGGCATTGAATATATGAAAGAAACTGTAAATAAGGATAGAATAGCCCTTTATGCACCGGAGGATGTGGTAATAGCAAATAAGGTGGGATTCATAAGCCGTTTGTCCGGTGATATGGCGTTGGTATATTTCCCGGATAGAGAGCCTATAGCATTGACAATTGTAGTTGAAGACGATAACCTGAAGGCAATAAACCAGGAAAAGGCAAATGAATTGATTGGGACTCTTTCAAGAGAGATAATCGATTATTTTAGGAAGGAGAACGGTCCTTCATTATATATTGATGGAAATTTAATTCAGGATAGAATAGGACTTCGCTTTATAAACGGCAGACCATATATTAAAGAGCATAGTATGCTGGAGGGATATTTGACGGAGTACAAGATAATAGGAAAAGAAAAGTATATTTCATTGGATTCATTGGCAAAAGATAATAATTGTACCTATTTACTGAAAGAATATCCGCAAAAAGCTGTATGCATTACTAACAGCACTATTCCATAA
- a CDS encoding RidA family protein, whose translation MKIEVVSTEKAPKAIGPYSQAIKIQNMVYTSGQIPVDPSSGEVVDGGIENQTRQVLENLKAVLAEAGTGFENVVKTTVYIKDMNDFASVNKIYGQYFKEPYPARSCVEVARLPKDVLVEIEAVAIIP comes from the coding sequence GTGAAAATAGAAGTTGTATCAACAGAAAAGGCACCTAAAGCTATAGGGCCGTATTCACAGGCTATTAAAATACAGAATATGGTGTATACTTCGGGACAGATACCTGTGGATCCGTCAAGCGGTGAGGTAGTTGATGGAGGCATTGAAAATCAAACCAGGCAGGTACTGGAAAACCTCAAAGCTGTTTTGGCTGAAGCGGGAACCGGGTTTGAAAATGTGGTAAAGACAACAGTTTACATTAAAGACATGAATGATTTTGCTTCTGTGAACAAAATTTACGGACAGTATTTTAAGGAACCTTATCCTGCAAGGTCGTGTGTAGAAGTAGCAAGATTACCCAAAGATGTACTGGTAGAAATTGAAGCAGTGGCAATAATACCCTAA
- a CDS encoding NAD(P)/FAD-dependent oxidoreductase: MILGNGAAGISAAEKLRQLNDNCEITVVSIEDVPVYTKFMLPDYIGGKIARNKLILRDMNYYDKNRIKLLLSEKIENIDSHQKVVRLLSGNILEYDKLLVAVGGSPVIPNIEGLRDIKYFTLNSIKDADNIIENAAEGQKAVIIGAGLTGIETAFALKRLGMNVTLVERGSRILPQQLDAASAEMLVEMIRNEGIELLLQRDVQRIVKNDGYLIETADGEKVGFDMLVIAIGTRPNLDIVKGLDIKTNRGILVNNYMETSVKDIYAAGDVAELQSNNNVGIVSSYIWPNALAQGKCAASNMAGQVQEFSSDAGFSNAVRLRDIPFVSMGMINPVEKEYESLVFCDKEDHIYRKVVLRDNKIKGLILLGDTSAANILSDFVKNGKDISQIKDIIAKKDFVEKYKAIK, encoded by the coding sequence GTGATTCTCGGAAACGGTGCTGCCGGTATTTCGGCAGCTGAAAAGCTTCGCCAGTTGAATGACAATTGTGAGATTACAGTGGTAAGCATTGAAGATGTACCCGTCTATACAAAGTTTATGCTCCCCGATTACATTGGCGGTAAGATTGCCAGAAACAAGCTTATCTTAAGGGACATGAATTACTATGATAAAAACAGAATAAAACTTTTACTCAGTGAGAAGATTGAGAATATTGACAGTCATCAAAAGGTTGTCAGGCTTTTAAGCGGTAATATACTTGAATACGACAAACTGCTTGTTGCAGTGGGTGGAAGCCCTGTAATACCCAATATTGAAGGGTTGAGAGATATAAAGTATTTTACATTGAATTCCATAAAAGATGCTGACAATATTATAGAGAATGCTGCAGAAGGTCAAAAAGCGGTTATTATAGGTGCAGGACTTACTGGAATTGAGACTGCCTTTGCTCTTAAAAGACTGGGAATGAATGTTACCTTGGTCGAAAGAGGTTCAAGGATTTTGCCCCAGCAATTGGATGCTGCATCGGCAGAGATGCTTGTGGAAATGATACGAAATGAAGGTATAGAGCTTTTACTTCAGCGGGATGTTCAAAGGATAGTAAAGAACGATGGCTACTTAATTGAAACAGCCGATGGAGAAAAGGTCGGGTTTGACATGCTGGTTATTGCTATTGGTACAAGGCCCAATCTTGATATTGTGAAAGGATTGGATATAAAAACCAATAGAGGCATCCTGGTTAATAACTATATGGAAACCAGCGTTAAAGATATATATGCTGCCGGTGATGTGGCAGAACTTCAAAGCAATAATAATGTTGGTATAGTTTCAAGTTACATATGGCCCAATGCACTTGCACAGGGTAAGTGTGCAGCTTCCAATATGGCAGGACAGGTACAGGAATTCTCCAGTGATGCGGGTTTCAGCAATGCAGTAAGACTTAGGGACATTCCTTTTGTTTCCATGGGCATGATAAATCCTGTTGAGAAAGAATATGAATCCTTGGTATTCTGCGATAAGGAAGATCATATTTATAGGAAAGTAGTTTTAAGGGACAATAAAATTAAGGGATTAATTCTTCTTGGAGATACTTCAGCAGCCAATATACTGAGTGATTTTGTGAAAAACGGGAAAGATATTTCACAGATAAAAGATATTATTGCCAAAAAAGATTTTGTGGAGAAATATAAAGCTATTAAATAA
- a CDS encoding class I SAM-dependent methyltransferase codes for MSFYNEISKYYDKIFPAGEEQLNFIKEAAGKKEARILDIACGSGTYSVALAKEGYKVTAVDIEEEMIRKLRDKADREKVDVEAFVCSMTELEEKLTEKYQVVFCIGNSLVHLKNHEEIEDALRQMYNLTADDGIVIIQIMNYDRIIKFGLKELPTIINQEDGIEFIRKYDYKPELKKIDFNTTLIVKDGNNVKTFNNTVELLPLLSNELADIVEKAGFKRYECYGDFKASPYKEDSYMLVLKAYR; via the coding sequence ATGAGCTTCTATAATGAGATAAGCAAGTATTATGACAAGATATTCCCCGCTGGGGAAGAACAGCTTAATTTTATAAAGGAAGCGGCCGGAAAAAAGGAAGCTAGAATTTTAGACATTGCCTGCGGCTCTGGCACTTATTCCGTTGCGTTGGCAAAGGAAGGATATAAAGTTACTGCAGTGGATATCGAAGAAGAGATGATTAGAAAATTACGGGATAAGGCAGACAGAGAAAAGGTGGATGTTGAGGCTTTTGTCTGCAGTATGACCGAACTGGAAGAAAAACTTACGGAAAAGTACCAAGTTGTGTTTTGTATCGGCAATTCCCTGGTACATCTTAAAAACCATGAAGAGATAGAGGATGCTCTTAGGCAAATGTACAACCTTACTGCAGACGATGGAATTGTTATTATTCAGATAATGAATTATGACAGAATTATAAAGTTTGGTTTAAAAGAACTGCCCACAATAATTAATCAGGAAGATGGCATAGAATTTATCCGGAAATATGACTACAAACCTGAATTAAAGAAAATTGATTTCAATACCACCTTGATTGTTAAGGATGGGAACAATGTAAAAACTTTCAACAATACTGTGGAGCTTTTGCCATTATTGAGCAACGAGTTGGCAGATATTGTTGAAAAGGCAGGGTTTAAAAGATATGAGTGTTATGGAGACTTCAAAGCTTCTCCCTATAAAGAGGATTCTTATATGTTAGTTTTAAAGGCGTATAGGTAA
- the uvsE gene encoding UV DNA damage repair endonuclease UvsE — protein MLVRLGYVAMTLNLENCSPSGTVTVKTFSKLASEEAKLHRLRRITRENLNNTLRILRFNKAYNIEVYRLTSKLVPLATHPDIGDWDYVEEFKDEFKKIGQFIKENDFRISAHPDHYTLINTSNDKVFEASLKDLDYHIKLFEAMGLDDYKYKLVMHIGGVYKNKEASIEKFKENFMKLPDRIRKRLILENDDKAYTAKEVLEICKDVRAPMVLDVHHHYCVNNGEAIEDMLQDIFETWKGEYFVPKIHFSSPKSQKEFRSHADDIDPNEFYNFLKIAKKLDADFDVMIEAKNKDNALFNLSNKLKGFENIRWIDEGHFEVL, from the coding sequence ATGCTTGTGAGACTTGGTTATGTTGCAATGACTCTGAATTTGGAAAACTGTTCGCCTTCCGGAACTGTTACCGTTAAGACCTTTTCTAAGCTGGCAAGTGAAGAAGCTAAACTGCACAGGCTGAGAAGAATAACAAGGGAAAATCTGAATAATACCTTAAGAATACTCAGGTTTAATAAAGCATACAATATTGAGGTTTACAGATTAACCTCCAAACTTGTACCTCTTGCAACCCATCCGGACATTGGGGATTGGGACTATGTTGAAGAGTTTAAAGATGAATTTAAAAAAATAGGACAATTTATAAAAGAAAATGATTTTCGTATAAGTGCCCATCCCGATCATTATACGCTTATCAATACTTCTAATGATAAAGTATTTGAAGCCTCGTTAAAAGACCTGGACTACCATATTAAATTGTTTGAAGCTATGGGGCTTGATGATTACAAGTACAAGCTTGTCATGCACATAGGCGGTGTATACAAAAATAAAGAGGCATCTATAGAAAAATTTAAGGAAAACTTTATGAAGCTCCCCGACAGAATAAGAAAGAGGCTTATATTGGAAAATGACGACAAGGCATATACAGCAAAGGAAGTTTTGGAAATTTGCAAGGATGTCAGAGCACCTATGGTTTTGGACGTACACCATCATTACTGCGTAAACAACGGGGAAGCCATAGAGGATATGTTGCAGGATATATTTGAAACCTGGAAGGGTGAATACTTTGTTCCGAAAATTCATTTTTCCAGTCCGAAGAGCCAAAAAGAATTCAGAAGTCATGCCGATGATATTGATCCCAATGAGTTCTATAATTTTTTGAAAATAGCCAAAAAACTTGATGCCGATTTTGATGTGATGATTGAGGCTAAGAATAAGGATAATGCTCTGTTCAATCTATCCAATAAACTTAAGGGATTTGAAAATATTAGATGGATAGATGAAGGGCACTTTGAGGTATTATAG
- the pfkB gene encoding 1-phosphofructokinase, whose amino-acid sequence MITTVVLNPAVDKIFFADNFQVGGLFRIKETIISAGGKGINVSRVIRTLGEEVLALGFKGGHTGEWLVEQLKKLGAMTEFIEVEGESRTNINIIDRINGTETEVLETGPFITEKNIEEFISIYRKALDKTKIVVCSGGIPSGVKDDIYKKLIIEAKKQDIKVILDASGEVLKQGIEAGPYLIKPNLRELGSLVNKELEGIPDVLEACRYIQGEGVELVLASLGEKGAILVTKDRAFRVCVPGIKVVNTIGCGDSMVAGVALVLAKGLDLKEALRLGAACGVNNAQYQGIGVVNRDEVYKLTEEIRIEEI is encoded by the coding sequence ATGATTACAACTGTGGTTTTAAATCCTGCAGTGGATAAGATATTTTTTGCAGATAATTTTCAGGTGGGCGGGCTGTTTCGTATAAAGGAAACCATAATCTCTGCAGGCGGAAAAGGGATAAATGTTTCAAGGGTTATCAGGACTTTGGGTGAAGAAGTTTTAGCCCTTGGATTTAAAGGTGGCCATACCGGGGAATGGCTGGTGGAACAATTGAAAAAACTAGGTGCCATGACTGAGTTTATTGAGGTGGAGGGCGAATCCAGAACAAATATCAACATAATTGACAGAATAAACGGAACAGAAACCGAAGTGCTTGAAACAGGCCCTTTTATAACCGAAAAAAATATTGAGGAATTTATTTCTATATATAGAAAAGCCCTTGATAAGACCAAAATTGTTGTCTGTTCGGGAGGAATTCCTTCAGGCGTTAAAGACGATATATATAAAAAGCTTATTATTGAAGCAAAAAAACAGGATATAAAAGTTATTTTGGATGCCAGCGGGGAAGTTCTGAAACAGGGAATTGAAGCAGGACCGTATTTGATAAAACCGAATTTGAGAGAGCTTGGAAGTCTTGTGAATAAAGAATTGGAAGGAATTCCTGATGTGTTGGAAGCCTGCAGGTATATCCAAGGAGAGGGAGTAGAGCTTGTTCTGGCATCATTGGGCGAAAAAGGTGCAATACTTGTAACAAAGGATAGAGCTTTTAGGGTCTGTGTACCAGGTATAAAAGTTGTAAATACTATAGGATGCGGTGATTCCATGGTTGCAGGTGTTGCATTGGTGCTGGCAAAAGGTCTTGATTTAAAAGAAGCGTTAAGGCTGGGTGCTGCCTGCGGTGTCAATAATGCCCAATACCAGGGGATTGGAGTTGTAAACAGGGACGAAGTATACAAATTAACTGAAGAAATTCGGATAGAGGAAATTTAG
- a CDS encoding GGDEF domain-containing response regulator: MKSIKSEKILLLGPDKTTKDLSQKLSNVGFDVLVANNTDTALKFTEVTTPSVIILDIAMQSNDGKDLLTILKSKVNLINTPLIALSENTDEDSLVYTFLHGANDFIGLPFKFKELLARINNQIKIRNIIKDLEEKNRELTKRNEILEQLAITDSLTEIYNKGYILKRLKSELLRSARYNEPLSLIMIDIDHFKRINDSLGHIAGDNTLRELSKVLVKSVRDVDIVARYGGEEFIVLCPNTSVSGAAILAERIRENVQNTAFQFGNIDIRLTVSLGLSSISPSYPAIADVDTSKLIEEADSALYKAKSSGRNKVAVHTDELGPVCIEDSQEYKHIFIDQANENDKFTRQ, encoded by the coding sequence ATGAAATCAATAAAAAGTGAAAAAATTCTTCTGTTAGGTCCGGATAAAACAACAAAAGATTTATCCCAAAAACTTAGCAATGTAGGCTTTGATGTATTAGTTGCCAATAATACCGATACCGCATTAAAATTTACCGAGGTAACGACCCCGTCAGTAATAATACTGGATATTGCCATGCAATCCAATGACGGAAAGGATTTGCTCACAATTCTTAAGTCAAAAGTCAATTTGATTAATACGCCTTTAATCGCGTTATCCGAAAATACCGATGAAGATTCTCTAGTTTATACTTTCCTTCATGGCGCAAATGACTTTATAGGATTGCCATTTAAATTTAAAGAGCTTCTTGCCCGAATAAACAACCAGATTAAAATTCGCAATATAATAAAAGATTTGGAAGAAAAAAACAGAGAATTAACCAAAAGAAATGAAATTTTAGAGCAACTGGCAATTACCGATTCTCTAACTGAGATTTATAACAAAGGCTACATATTAAAAAGACTTAAAAGCGAGTTGCTGCGTTCAGCAAGATATAATGAGCCGCTATCCCTTATAATGATAGACATTGACCACTTTAAAAGAATAAATGACTCCTTAGGCCATATCGCAGGAGACAATACCTTAAGAGAACTGTCGAAAGTGCTGGTGAAATCGGTTCGAGATGTCGACATTGTAGCCAGATATGGAGGTGAAGAATTTATAGTATTATGCCCTAATACATCTGTAAGCGGAGCTGCAATACTTGCAGAGAGAATACGAGAAAATGTGCAAAATACTGCATTCCAATTTGGTAACATTGACATCAGGCTGACTGTGAGTTTAGGATTAAGCAGCATATCACCATCATATCCGGCAATTGCTGATGTCGATACTTCCAAATTAATTGAAGAAGCAGATTCCGCTTTATATAAGGCAAAATCTTCCGGGCGCAACAAAGTTGCTGTACATACCGATGAACTAGGTCCTGTTTGCATTGAGGACAGTCAAGAATATAAGCATATATTTATTGACCAGGCAAATGAAAATGATAAATTTACCCGGCAATAA
- a CDS encoding Tex family protein yields the protein MLDIVAKLAGEFNLKLYQVQNTVKLIDDGNTIPFIARYRKEMTGELNDQVLRELYDRLMYLRNLEARKEEVLRLIDEQGKLTDEIKESINKAVTLQEIEDIYRPYRPKRRTRATIAKEKGLEPLAKILFDQDIRSGSIEELAAPFIDAEKSVNTVEEALNGAMDIIAEEISDNAEFRKAIREMFYRLGTIVSKAKKEEDSVYRMYYDFSEPVAKIASHRILAINRGEKEEFLQVKIDVPTERVTDYLKSKCIKKVRSITTEYVERAIEDSYDRLIFPSVEREVRNELTEKAQEQAMKVFATNLKNLLLQPPVKGKVVLGLDPAYRTGCKIGVVDETGKVLDTAVIYPTPPQNKIEESKKVMKDLIEKHKVDIISIGNGTASKETEIFVAELLKEIDRKVYYMVVSEAGASVYSASKLGAEEFPEYDVALRSAISIARRLQDPLAELVKIDPKSIGVGQYQHDMNQKRLGECLSGVVEDCVNSVGVDLNTASPALLSYISGINSSIARNIVEYRETNGKFKNREELKKVKKLGEKAFEQCAGFLRIPDGENVLDNTSVHPESYNAACKLLEIMGYTMEDVRQRKLDKLKQEVENKGMAEIAAEIGVGVPTLIDIINELLKPGRDPRDELPKPVLLTDVLHIEDLKPGMVLTGTVRNVADFGAFVDIGVHQDGLVHISELSDRYVKNPMEVVSVGDIVKVRILDVDVKRKRISLSMKEG from the coding sequence ATGCTTGATATTGTTGCAAAGCTTGCCGGTGAATTTAACTTAAAACTTTATCAGGTTCAAAATACAGTAAAACTTATTGATGATGGCAATACAATTCCCTTTATAGCAAGGTATAGGAAAGAAATGACCGGGGAACTCAATGACCAGGTTTTAAGGGAATTGTACGATAGATTGATGTACTTAAGAAATCTTGAGGCCAGAAAAGAAGAGGTATTGAGACTGATTGACGAGCAGGGAAAGCTCACCGATGAAATAAAAGAAAGTATTAATAAAGCTGTTACTTTACAGGAAATTGAAGATATATACAGACCTTACAGACCGAAGAGAAGAACCCGTGCCACTATAGCAAAGGAGAAAGGCTTGGAGCCTTTAGCTAAAATTTTATTTGATCAGGATATCAGGAGCGGAAGTATAGAAGAATTGGCAGCTCCTTTTATAGATGCAGAAAAGTCAGTCAATACTGTTGAAGAAGCATTAAACGGCGCAATGGACATAATCGCTGAGGAAATTTCCGATAATGCTGAATTTAGAAAAGCAATTAGGGAAATGTTCTATAGATTGGGTACGATTGTGTCAAAAGCAAAAAAGGAAGAAGATTCGGTATACAGAATGTATTACGATTTTTCCGAACCAGTCGCAAAGATTGCCAGCCACAGGATTCTTGCCATTAACAGGGGAGAAAAAGAGGAGTTTTTACAGGTCAAAATCGATGTTCCAACAGAAAGAGTTACCGACTATTTGAAGTCTAAATGCATAAAGAAGGTTCGTTCAATAACTACGGAATATGTGGAAAGAGCTATAGAGGATTCTTATGACCGGTTGATTTTCCCATCGGTAGAAAGGGAAGTCAGAAATGAGTTGACAGAAAAAGCCCAGGAACAAGCAATGAAAGTGTTTGCCACCAATTTGAAAAACCTTTTGCTGCAGCCACCGGTAAAGGGTAAGGTGGTTTTAGGACTTGACCCTGCCTATAGAACGGGGTGCAAAATAGGAGTGGTGGATGAAACAGGTAAAGTGTTGGATACTGCTGTTATTTATCCCACACCTCCACAGAACAAAATTGAGGAATCAAAGAAGGTGATGAAAGACCTTATTGAAAAACACAAGGTTGATATAATATCAATAGGAAACGGCACAGCATCTAAGGAAACGGAGATTTTTGTTGCGGAGCTTTTAAAGGAAATTGACAGAAAAGTCTATTATATGGTGGTAAGTGAAGCAGGAGCTTCGGTATACTCGGCTTCAAAATTGGGGGCTGAGGAGTTTCCGGAGTATGATGTTGCATTGAGAAGTGCCATTTCCATTGCAAGAAGGCTACAAGATCCCCTTGCCGAATTGGTAAAAATAGATCCTAAGTCAATAGGGGTGGGGCAGTATCAACACGATATGAATCAAAAGAGACTTGGAGAATGCTTAAGCGGTGTTGTTGAAGATTGCGTAAACAGTGTGGGAGTTGACTTGAACACAGCATCACCAGCGCTGTTGTCCTATATATCCGGAATAAATTCGTCAATTGCCCGCAATATTGTAGAATACCGGGAGACTAACGGAAAATTTAAAAACAGGGAGGAACTTAAGAAGGTTAAGAAGCTCGGAGAAAAAGCCTTTGAGCAATGTGCAGGGTTTTTGAGAATACCTGATGGTGAAAATGTTTTGGACAATACTTCAGTACATCCTGAATCTTACAATGCTGCATGCAAATTGCTGGAGATTATGGGTTACACTATGGAGGATGTCAGGCAAAGGAAGTTAGATAAGCTCAAACAGGAAGTTGAAAACAAAGGAATGGCTGAAATCGCTGCTGAAATCGGAGTTGGAGTACCTACCTTGATTGATATAATAAATGAGCTTTTAAAACCGGGAAGGGATCCCAGAGATGAACTGCCGAAACCTGTGTTGCTTACAGATGTGCTTCATATTGAAGATTTAAAGCCAGGTATGGTTTTGACCGGAACTGTGAGAAATGTGGCAGACTTTGGGGCTTTCGTGGATATTGGAGTGCATCAGGATGGACTGGTTCATATATCGGAGTTGTCCGACAGATATGTAAAAAATCCTATGGAAGTTGTCTCGGTAGGTGATATTGTAAAAGTCAGAATTTTGGATGTGGATGTAAAAAGAAAGAGAATATCGTTGAGTATGAAAGAGGGTTAA